The sequence below is a genomic window from Nitrosomonas sp..
TATAGGTGTTTCTCCCGTTTCAGCCAATACTACAGGCACTGCGGCGCTTCTTCCTGGCTATATAGCAAGCGCCTGGCGATTCAGGCATGATATTGATTATCCAGCTGGCTTAAATATTATATCCATAACATGGATAGCAATGTTTGGTGGTGTAGTGGGTGCTACGATCCTATTAATAACAAATGAGCAATTGTTTTCAATGCTAATTCCTTGGTTGATTTTGTTCGCTACGGTCGCATTTGTGATTGGGCCTTGGTTTTTACGAAGAAAAAACACAGTTCTAAAAAAAACAAGGTGTGAACTCAATTTTTCCAGAAAGCAAGTCGTAACCACTTGTCTGGTCTTGCTTGCTGTCTGTATATACGGCGGTTATTTCAATGGTGGGCTAGGAATAATATTGCTAGCAACGCTATGTTTAATGGGTCAAACCAGCTTACACAGCATGAATGGTATAAAAAACGTTATCTCAGCATTACTGACCATGGTTGCGGTTGCTGTTTACGCCATTGGAGGTACAATTGCATGGAGTTATCTTGTGCTGATGAGTATTTCGGCAGTTGCTGGTGGCTACTTTGGCGCAGCATTGGCATACCGTGTATCTCAAGAAATTATGCGCAGCTTTATCGTACTTGTCGGCAGTTTAATGTCCGTAGTGTTTTTTCTTCAATAACTGGTGAGGTTTAATGAGATTGGAGTAAAACAGTTTGGAATTGGCTAAGGAAAAAGGTCGAATTGTCTCATTCAAGCCTGCGCGTTTGTTGCATTAGTCCGGGCTTTCATGCCAACGATGTCAGGACGCTTCTAGGGCGGCATTTAATCTGTTGCATGTCCACATCGATTTGACGATCTTATAATTACTCATATATGTTATTAAAGGTGCGTGCTGTTTATTCAGTGCCGCGTATTATGGCATTGCATCTGTGAGCACATTCAGTCCAATTTAATACAAAGGGGTTATAGCCGTGAATTTTCCTGATTTTTATCAACAAGCTCCTACCGTTCGTACCTATGATCCATTTGCTGCAATGTTGGGAGCTAGCCACGAGGGTATACTCGAATATCAATATGTGGATGCTGTGCGTCTGGCCGGGCATTCTTGCCCTACCGTCGCTGGCGCTTTTTTGGTCGGGCGTGCAGCACTAAGAGCGCTTTATCCGGATCAACCTGCTGAACGCGGCAACATTGCCGTGCATATGCCTGCGCCGGAAGATGACGGTGTAACAGGTGTCATGGCCCAAGTATTGACATTACTCACTGGTGCTGCGTCTGATAATGGTTTTCAAGGAATCCGTGGACACTTCAAACATAAGGGGTTACTTAGTTTTGCGGATCATCGTGAAGGCGAAGCAATCATCTTTAAGCGCTTAGACAATGATGTAAGCGTGGCTGTGACACTCAATGTTTCTTTAATTCCAGCTGATCCTGCTCAAGGAGAACGTTTGATGGCCATTCTACAGGATTGTGCAGACACTTCCCAACAGGTTGCATTTGCTAAGGCATGGCAGGATCGGGTACAGCGCATACTGCTCGAATTTTCCGATGATCCTCGCGTAATACATGTCACTCCAGCAAATTTCTAGACGCAAACCTGACAATCCCTTTTTATTCTGTGAAAATTACCACGTTTTTGCACGCTGGGTCATGAGGTTGTTAATCGGCATTGAGTTTTTCCCAGTAATCGACAAGTAGGTGATTTCATGAAAGTATTTTAGAACGATTACTTGGAATTACTTATTGAAAGAATTAATCGCCTGTTTTGTGCAAAGATTGGCAAAATTTCAATACCTTTTGACATCTTAATTTTAACAATTATTTAGAATAACAGTCCGTCTCTGCTAGTCTATAACTTTTAGTGATAATTCCTTTTAGAAAATTATAGAAAAACGAAATGACTGGGAAAATTAAAGGTGCGAATTATTAGGGATTCCAGCCAGATTGACTTGATTGAATCTGGCTGAAAAACTTTTTTGCTTGTATGTCGATGATTAATTTGTAATTTGATGTTTATTTACAACTGATTCAGATATTTTTTGTTCAATTGCTAATGCATGATGATAAGCAGCTTTATCTGAATATTCTATAGCCGCTTTTTCGCAACGTTCGATTTTACTGGACACATAATTTTTGATGTTTCTTCCATTATTTTCAAAGAAACTGAAATGCGGTTTATTGTTTAGAACTTTTAATATCGCTAATTCTTCGTGTATTTTATTTTCCATTACTTTGGCTAAATTTGCATATCGATGAGCTAATAAATCATGACTGAGTCCATGTTCATTATTGTGAGCAAAGACAATCGAATTCATCAATAAATATGAGATCAAAAAAACCAAAGAAGATGAAACGGTGAATAAAATTTCTTTTTTCATAACAGATTACTCCTAGCAAAAGGACCAGTACGTATCTTATGTCAGCCAATCCGATAAAAATATTGGGGAAACTATTGTTTTTCTCTAAGGCAAACCATTATTAGCATGATCAATTTAATTTACATGATATCTATTGAAATCTGCCTGGTTGCAGTCACACATGGTGGACAAAATAAATCTGTAAAACAATAGAATGAAGCTGGTTTATGAAGGTAATAAAAAACCCACCGAAGTGGGTTTCATCGTAAGGTGTGATGTATAGGATTTGCGTTTGTTTACTCTCAGTATTGCAGTTTAACTTTTAGTTTTGCCAGACGGTACAGATGCTGGATGAAATGATTGTTCAGCTGCCATTTTTTCATGATAAGCGGCCTTGTTTAAATTCTCTTCTACACCTGCTTCAAACTGGCGAAGCTTGAAATCCACATGCTGCTTGAACGTTTTTGCATTTCTACCAAAGGAAGCGGTGCTTGGTTTATTCTTAATTGCTTCAATTTCTTCTTCTATCTTGGCTTTATATTCATCTGCCTGTTCTTTGTAATACTGCGCTAATGCGGAGTGATTGGCATTGCTTTGCGTGTTAAAGGCAGTGTCCTGATCTCCAGCGAAAGTGGTGGCAGGTAAAGCAAGTAAAAGAGAAGCAACTAAAGAAATAATTGTAAGAGTCTGAGCTGTTCCTGTTTTCATGATAGATACTCCTTTATTAAGCTAATTCATCATGGAAACAAGTCTAAACAATTCAGTGAATCGTGCCTATTGGGGTTACTATTAATTTTATCTAAGTAAAACCATTAGAACATGGCAATCAACAGATGCACATTAAAATTTTGAAGAACTAATGCTCGGACGGCTATGAAAAATGCTGTACTTACTCACAAGTTTGGATTACATAAGTCCTAATCAATACGAAGCGAAGCAGAAACAGCAAAAATGGTGAAAATTGCTTAACTGAAGTGTCCGATTTTACTTGACCAGGTCAGTCCAGTGGGATAGGGGGGGGAACAAACAATAGACTATAAGTCTAGTCCCGACCCTCACTACTCGCGCTCGCCACGCGACGAAATTTGAAATAAAACTTAAATTGCAGATGTAATTATTTACCAGAGAGTGCAAAGCGTAACTTCAACTAGATAACCAGCGTTTGTTTCACGATGCACTTGCCTATGGCCAATTGCTTTGATAGTCAATGGTGCCTAATTCAGATTTTATTCTGCACCTTAGGTTGTTCGATTGCAGGAGGGGTCACTGCAGATGCGACAACACCCAGACCAAAAATTACTGCAAGCGTACAGGCTGATAAAATTACAAAAGATTTCATATGAGTTGCTCCTTCAATTTTTATTAGAGAAGCAAGGCAGTTTAACTAAACTATCACGTGATTCATATGAGTAATACTATTATTCTTGGCCAAGGGAAACCATTAGATTATTTCTTCTGGTCGAATCACTTACCGAAGCATCAAATGCGATTGTTCGAAATAATTGTCTTCTCTCTCCTTTACTTGTAAGTAAAGGAGAGAGAAGACTATCAACTCGCTGACATTGCATATGTTTGAAATGCATCCTATCATTTTTCACATCAGATTGTTCCACCGGCGAGGTATTAGGCTGCAAGGGTTGGTAGGTGGTACTGGTACCATTGGACGATCAGTGGCATCAGCAGCAAGACCGAAAAAAGTATAGTACCTCGACTAGGAATCTTTAGAGTAAAAGACTCCGACAAATAGTCCGCCGTCACAGATTTCCTCATCAAACCCACACCTCAAGAAATATCTCATAAGAAGTTTATCAAAAACTGGCTCACATTTTATTCCAACAAAACAGTCGTTTAAAATAGCTGTATATTGCGATGATACTGTTCTGAATAATCACTAATATTTGGCTGGCAAGTATCACGATGCAACAGGCAGTTTCTCGCAATATCGATTGATCACTACAATCGGTCAGTCGTATCAACCAATCCCGAATTAATCCCATTGAAACGTAGCAGCCAGAACAGACGCATGTATTGCGCCTGCGGTTCTGCACGTCTATTGAAAGGAGTACATATGAACAAAGCAGTTAGAACGGGCAAGGGGAATTCGCCGCCCTTGTTTCCACTTGGCAAAGTTGTAGCGACGCCCAACGCACTTGATGCGCTGGATCGTGCAGCAGTGAATAGCGTGGATCTCATTCGCCGTCATCAGCATGGTGACTGGGGCAATGTGCCGCCGAGTGACGCGGAAGAAAACGATCGATCTGTTGAGCAAGGCTTTCGCATCTTGTCGAGTTATCCACTCTCGGAAGATCAAAACATCTGGATCATCACCGAAGCAGATCGCAGTGCTACCACATTGCTATTGCCTGAAGATTATTAGCATAACGTGTGGGCCCATAATAATAAGCTCTGTTCGGGTGTTTATGGGAGCAAATAAATGAAAACACCCAACCATTCGCCTGCCGGGGCCATGTCCTGGCGGGCTTTTTATTAAATTTTCGTCAACTAGCGATAACGCTTCATTATCGTTAGTTAACTTATTGAACTAATGGAATAACTTGAAGGATAACCATGAACAATTTACCACCCTACCAAAAACCACTGACTGATGCCGAGGTGCGTATCATCGGGAAAGACGGCAATGCGTTTGCAATCATCGGATACGTCCGTAGCTGCATACTCAGCAGCAACCATCCGGAATTGGCCGATGAATTTATGCGTGAAGCCACAGCAGGCGACTACAACCACCTGCTCGTTACTTGTATGCGCTATGTGAAGATCGTATAGAGGGCACGCTAATGAAGAACATAGAAATAATACCGCCAGATCATGGACAACGGCCACCCAAGTCGCAAGCTGTTCGATCATTAACTAATACTGTGGCACACAGGAAAGTTAAACAGTATCTCGCGGCCACACATGCCAAAAATACACAGAAGGCTTACCAAAAGGATATCGCACACTTTCTTGACAACGGGGGCAAGATTCCGGCAACACCGGCATGTGTCGCATCGTATCTGGCCGAACACGCACAAACATTGTCCGTCGCCACACTGAATCGACGTGTCGTCGCCATCGGCTGGGCTCATGCAGTACGGGGTTATGATTCACCGACAAAATCCGCATTAGTAGTGGCAACGCTACGCGGCATCCGACGTACCAATGGCAGTGCACAACGGCAGGCAGCGCCATTGGTTAAACAAGATATTGCTAAAGTGGTGCAGCGATTAACCGGCCTCAAAGGCATGCGTGACAAAGCTCTGTTGTTGATCGGCTTTGCCGGAGCGTTTCGTCGTTCGGAATTGGTTGCACTTCGGATCGAAGATGTGTGCTTTGTGCGCGAGGGCATCATCATTCATTTGCGACGCAGCAAGACTGATCAGAACGGACAAGGCCGCAAGATCGCCATTCCGTATGTGAGGGCCAAGCACTGTCCAGTACGGGCACTCAAAACATGGCTGAGAAAGTCCGGTATTCAGTCAGGTGCATTGTTTAGACGCATTAACCGTTATCAGCAGATCATGGATCAGGGATTGAGTGCGCAATCGGTCTCGCTGATCATCAAGCAACGCGTAACCGCTGCGGGCTTCGATGCCGCCATATATTCAGGCCACAGTTTACGCGCAGGCTTTGTTACCAGTGCGGCGCAAAAAGGCATTCAATCCTGGAAGATACGACAGCAGACCGATCACAAATCAGATCAGATGTTGCAACGGTATATTCGTGATAGTCGGTTATTTACTGATCATACGGTGAAGAAAATCTGGTGATCGGAGAGCGTGACGATGACCATTAAACAAGGCAGCATCGATCAGCTTTGCGGACTTTATTCGGTATTGAACGCAACCGAGCTATTGATCGGAAAGTATGCGCCCTATGATCGGCGGTTACGTGTTTCCAGTCAAAAGAAAGCGTTGTTCGGTGAACTGGTGGCTTACTTGGCGCGTAACGATTTACTGGAAGAAGCGCTAACCGTAGGTATAGAAGACCTCTACAACCGGGGCGGCCTGATCGATATCGCTATTAAATCGGTCAAGCAATATCAGGGACTCAAGATGAAGAAACAACGGGCCTTTACCAAGTCACCCAAAACATTAGCAGAGTATTGGACAACACTTGCTGAGCATCTGCGTCATGATGGCTCGACCGTGATCATTTGTTTCAGTTGCCGCTACTTTGGCCATTGGACATGTGTCAAAGCGATTACGCCGAAGGAATTAATACTGGTTGACTCGGCACGTATGAAGCGTCTTTACCGGAATCAATGCACCATCGGCCCTGAAGAAAAGAACACGTACACCTTGTGGCCCTCATTGACGTATTTGCTGTCGATTGAACACCGTGAAGCAGATGAATGAAATAACGGAGGCGTCATGAAATTAATCACATTCACTATACTGATTATCCTGAACTACCAAGTAGTTGCCCAAGATCAGATGCCGAGAAATGTCAAACTGCTTGCGAAACACACACCGGAATACTTCTGCCCCTTAGGTGCGCAGCTGATCACTGACTATGGATCAGCTTATTTAAAAGCCACTGGTTACAACCGATCGGGTATCTGTGCTGAACTGGCATTAGATATGGCGCGGCAAAGAAATATCATGACAGACGATGCCGGTATTGCCATGCGTCAGGATTATCTGGCTAACCAGCAAGGCATCTGTGAGTTTGCAGCGCAGGGACTACGGCTTGGAATTGATCTGGGTGATCTCGTCGATTCATTTGTAGCGCTATGTCACGACAACAGGCCGACTGCTATCGACGGTAATTTGGCGGAAATTGTTGCGATTGAAATGATGCTGGATGAAACCAAGTCTATTGATTAAAGTACTTGCTATAAGACTGGGTACTTCTATATTTGTTGCTAATTCTACTTTGTCACCCATATAGCCTGTCTCTGATTACACCAAAGCCATTTTTCGTCTGACATAAAACTGTTGAACACTGAATCTCCTCTGATGCCGCTTATGAATAATTTCAGTTAATTCTTTGGCTGTATGGCTGTGAGCTGTGAGCTGTGAGCTGCCTTCTCGGCGGCATGTGCTATTGCTTAGTGTATTGTGTTGAGTCAATCCCATCAACTGCTATCAATATCATGCCACTCAACAATGCGGTTGCGGCCGTTATGCTTGGCAGCATACAACGCTTTGTCTGCTGCTTTTATCAGATCATCAGGTTGCCTGAAAGTTGCCGAACCGCCTTGAGTTGACGCGACACCAATTGAAACAGTCACATTGATTGTGGAACCGTCTTCAATGGGATATGCGATTTTTGTAATGTTATCTTTAAGACGAGCAATAAGATTTCTTGAATTCTCAATTGTCGTGCTTGGCAGAATTAATGCAAATTCCTCACCGCCATAGCGGCAAAGACTATCGTCATGACGAATCTGTCCATAAATTGCTTGAACAGCAGCAACCAGTACGGAATCTCCTGTAACATGACCATAAGTATCGTTTACACGTTTGAAATGATCCAGGTCAATCATGGCGATAGTCAAGGGCAAGTCATGTTTCTGCGAGAGTTCAAACTCGCGCTGTAAAGTGACATCAAAATAACACCTGTTATGCGCGCCTGTTAATCCGTCCCGTTGTGATTTTTCTTCCAGTTCTTTGACTTTTGATAAACTGTGTATCATCAGAAGTTCTTTGGCTTGCGTCATTATCCCACTTATCTCTAAAGAATGCTGAATGTTGATATCGAATAATTCTTCGACGGTAGCAAGTTGCTCCTCCATGCTGTTGATGATTTCAACTACCGGGGCATTGTCAAGATTGAGCCAGGAATCGGCTGCATTTACCAATGCAGTTTTATTATCAGGTGACAGAGGATAAAGGAAGAAGTCGGCTAAATATCTTGATACAGCCACACAAGCGTGCAGTGTTGGTTCTGATTTATTGGATTCTGGCTTGTTATGACTGGCAATACAGGCAAGTGAAATATGATCGGGGATATGCCATTGCTTTAGCAGCGCATATCCCAGTTCATCATGCCCAATCCCCAGTTGTTCTTGTTCGGTTTGCAAAAGTACATCATGGTCGGTCGTTGATGAAAAAATTTCCCCATACTCATCGGGCATTATGGCACTGAAAGCGAGAATGCCGATTTCTTGCAGCAATGCTGCCAAAAAGAGATCATCTAAAGCCGT
It includes:
- a CDS encoding sulfite exporter TauE/SafE family protein is translated as MEWIVVSLAGFFGGMLNAVAGGGSFITLPALIFIGVSPVSANTTGTAALLPGYIASAWRFRHDIDYPAGLNIISITWIAMFGGVVGATILLITNEQLFSMLIPWLILFATVAFVIGPWFLRRKNTVLKKTRCELNFSRKQVVTTCLVLLAVCIYGGYFNGGLGIILLATLCLMGQTSLHSMNGIKNVISALLTMVAVAVYAIGGTIAWSYLVLMSISAVAGGYFGAALAYRVSQEIMRSFIVLVGSLMSVVFFLQ
- a CDS encoding type I restriction endonuclease subunit M, which translates into the protein MNKAVRTGKGNSPPLFPLGKVVATPNALDALDRAAVNSVDLIRRHQHGDWGNVPPSDAEENDRSVEQGFRILSSYPLSEDQNIWIITEADRSATTLLLPEDY
- a CDS encoding site-specific integrase, translating into MKNIEIIPPDHGQRPPKSQAVRSLTNTVAHRKVKQYLAATHAKNTQKAYQKDIAHFLDNGGKIPATPACVASYLAEHAQTLSVATLNRRVVAIGWAHAVRGYDSPTKSALVVATLRGIRRTNGSAQRQAAPLVKQDIAKVVQRLTGLKGMRDKALLLIGFAGAFRRSELVALRIEDVCFVREGIIIHLRRSKTDQNGQGRKIAIPYVRAKHCPVRALKTWLRKSGIQSGALFRRINRYQQIMDQGLSAQSVSLIIKQRVTAAGFDAAIYSGHSLRAGFVTSAAQKGIQSWKIRQQTDHKSDQMLQRYIRDSRLFTDHTVKKIW
- a CDS encoding GGDEF domain-containing protein, translating into MMNSPDAKIDPLKKLQYCTTLPTLPAVALKIIELANDPDADIVSACKYISMDPALSAKLLKTANSPLYKTRRISTNIRQAVSILGTHTVIVIALSFSLANSFIKNPGQYSAAFDNNLFWRRSLTSALASRILGEKLGLTALDDLFLAALLQEIGILAFSAIMPDEYGEIFSSTTDHDVLLQTEQEQLGIGHDELGYALLKQWHIPDHISLACIASHNKPESNKSEPTLHACVAVSRYLADFFLYPLSPDNKTALVNAADSWLNLDNAPVVEIINSMEEQLATVEELFDINIQHSLEISGIMTQAKELLMIHSLSKVKELEEKSQRDGLTGAHNRCYFDVTLQREFELSQKHDLPLTIAMIDLDHFKRVNDTYGHVTGDSVLVAAVQAIYGQIRHDDSLCRYGGEEFALILPSTTIENSRNLIARLKDNITKIAYPIEDGSTINVTVSIGVASTQGGSATFRQPDDLIKAADKALYAAKHNGRNRIVEWHDIDSS